One segment of Methanobrevibacter wolinii SH DNA contains the following:
- a CDS encoding molybdopterin dinucleotide binding domain-containing protein: MHYANTYLSKPVVGDLDESYSEGQEGTTKVLHCMLNTGSDIYQGACKKRGSTLKEEYKNVAGTCYMDPRDMIELGVKNWDTVLVKTDYGEVVVNAAKSRDAPHKGTVFICKGPWANTIVSHETYCCSDPTYKGIQCTVEKTDRKVLLMADLMRLVYKKYTDETDDEVIENMESLGERPVYRGRKWEELDEL; encoded by the coding sequence ATGCATTATGCAAATACTTACTTAAGCAAACCAGTAGTTGGAGACTTAGATGAATCTTATTCTGAAGGTCAAGAAGGAACTACTAAAGTTCTCCATTGTATGTTAAATACTGGTTCTGATATTTATCAAGGAGCATGTAAAAAAAGAGGTTCTACTTTAAAAGAAGAATATAAAAATGTTGCAGGAACCTGTTACATGGACCCTAGAGACATGATTGAATTAGGTGTTAAAAACTGGGATACTGTACTTGTAAAAACTGATTATGGTGAAGTTGTAGTAAATGCAGCAAAATCCAGAGATGCACCTCACAAAGGTACTGTATTTATTTGTAAAGGACCATGGGCTAATACTATTGTAAGTCATGAAACTTACTGTTGTTCAGATCCTACTTATAAAGGAATTCAATGTACTGTTGAAAAAACAGACAGAAAAGTTTTATTAATGGCTGATCTTATGAGATTAGTTTATAAAAAATATACTGATGAAACTGATGATGAAGTAATTGAAAATATGGAATCATTAGGTGAAAGACCTGTTTACAGGGGACGTAAATGGGAGGAATTAGATGAGTTATGA
- a CDS encoding 4Fe-4S binding protein translates to MELKVNQDNCLGCGVCVVACPVNASISPEVAGGHGSKTTETIMMVENGFIKLFSPEKCEECGTCQMFCPVDAIWLE, encoded by the coding sequence ATGGAACTTAAAGTAAATCAAGATAATTGTTTAGGATGTGGTGTCTGTGTTGTAGCATGTCCTGTTAACGCTTCTATTAGTCCAGAAGTTGCTGGTGGACACGGTTCTAAAACTACAGAAACCATTATGATGGTAGAAAATGGTTTTATTAAATTATTTTCACCTGAAAAATGTGAAGAATGTGGAACATGTCAAATGTTCTGTCCAGTAGATGCAATATGGTTAGAATAA